In Campylobacterota bacterium, one DNA window encodes the following:
- a CDS encoding AAA family ATPase yields MNGDKFTHAFTELLQTAMELATDSGHATLQALHVLSALSEHELTASCAQALGADLVQLKQVVSSELESLPTVSGAQPTPDQSMQKLLSSCRQEAKALGDEFISVDVCLLVCCSVDLFSSSVKSFLNQQLPAGRVKEWVQKMRAGQSVKSQTAEGNYQVLEKYCQDLTKQARDGKLDPVIGRHDEIRRVIQILSRRTKNNPVLVGDPGVGKTAIVEGIAQRIINNDVPESLKGHQILALDLGSLLAGTKYRGEFEERLKAILNEIEKQQNGIILFIDELHMLVGAGATGGGMDASNLLKPALARGILHCIGATTVAEYRQYIEKDAALERRFQKVLVEEASIQDAISILRGLKERYELHHGIRIKDQAIVKAVQLSARMIPDRFLPDKAIDLIDEAASMVKMAIDSTPEQIDKLERKIRQLEIEKVALEKEKDEASQKRLADVGQELASAKEKHRELVSAWQAERKPLEEIGKYKAELDEAKIAYERAEREGDFAKASKIKYGTVVELEKKLEQAQQALDKNGTHLIKEEVDEDDIAAVLARWIKVPVEKLSMDETQKLIEMEAELERRVVGQQEAVGKVANTIRVHRAGIADPNKPIGSFLFLGPTGVGKTEVARTLADYLFNDPTKMVRIDMSEYMEKHAVSRLIGAPPGYVGHEEGGQLTEAVRRHPYSVVLFDEIEKAHPEVFNLFLQIFDDGHLTDSKGRTVSFKNCILIMTSNIGSDLILQAGTVDEKVRNNIEQLLHKNFRPEFLNRIDEIVYFNSLSQEALHGIVLIQLDGLKKRMAERDIQLSISESAVAQLAQRGYVKEFGARPLKRAINQYVISPLSVQILQHPEKKQFSVDIKNGEFEIS; encoded by the coding sequence ATGAACGGTGATAAATTTACTCACGCTTTTACTGAGTTACTGCAAACAGCGATGGAGTTAGCAACTGATAGTGGTCATGCAACGCTGCAGGCGCTGCATGTGTTGAGTGCACTGAGTGAGCATGAATTAACGGCTTCTTGTGCTCAAGCGCTAGGGGCCGATCTTGTCCAGCTTAAGCAGGTTGTTAGCAGTGAGCTTGAGAGTTTGCCTACCGTAAGTGGTGCTCAGCCAACGCCAGACCAGTCTATGCAAAAATTGCTTAGCTCATGCAGGCAAGAAGCAAAGGCTTTGGGAGATGAGTTTATCAGCGTTGATGTATGTTTGTTGGTGTGTTGTAGCGTTGATTTATTTTCATCAAGCGTAAAAAGCTTTTTAAATCAGCAACTTCCGGCCGGCCGGGTTAAAGAGTGGGTACAAAAAATGCGTGCGGGGCAAAGTGTGAAAAGTCAAACTGCTGAAGGTAACTATCAAGTGCTTGAAAAATATTGCCAAGATTTAACTAAGCAGGCACGAGATGGCAAGCTTGATCCTGTCATTGGGCGGCATGATGAAATTAGACGTGTTATCCAGATACTTTCACGTCGAACAAAAAATAACCCTGTGCTTGTTGGTGACCCGGGCGTAGGCAAAACAGCCATTGTAGAAGGTATTGCTCAGCGTATCATCAATAATGATGTACCAGAAAGTTTGAAGGGACATCAGATTTTAGCACTTGATTTGGGTTCACTACTTGCGGGGACAAAGTATCGTGGAGAGTTTGAAGAGCGGCTTAAAGCGATATTAAATGAAATTGAAAAGCAGCAAAATGGTATTATTCTCTTTATCGATGAACTGCATATGTTAGTTGGTGCTGGTGCTACTGGCGGTGGTATGGACGCATCAAACCTACTCAAGCCAGCCCTTGCCCGTGGCATTTTGCATTGCATTGGTGCGACAACGGTTGCAGAATATCGCCAGTACATTGAAAAAGATGCGGCGCTTGAGCGTCGTTTTCAAAAGGTTCTTGTCGAAGAAGCATCAATTCAAGATGCTATTTCAATTTTACGTGGTCTCAAAGAGCGGTACGAATTACATCATGGTATTCGTATAAAAGATCAAGCAATTGTAAAAGCAGTGCAGCTTTCAGCACGCATGATTCCAGACCGGTTTTTGCCGGACAAAGCAATTGACCTGATTGATGAGGCTGCTTCGATGGTTAAAATGGCTATCGATTCAACGCCTGAGCAGATTGACAAGCTTGAGCGTAAGATTAGGCAGCTTGAGATTGAAAAAGTGGCGCTTGAAAAGGAAAAAGATGAGGCTTCCCAAAAGCGTTTAGCCGATGTAGGCCAAGAGCTTGCTAGTGCTAAAGAAAAACACCGTGAACTTGTTAGCGCCTGGCAGGCTGAGCGTAAGCCGCTGGAAGAGATTGGCAAGTACAAGGCTGAACTTGATGAGGCTAAAATAGCGTATGAGCGGGCTGAACGTGAAGGCGATTTCGCGAAAGCATCAAAAATAAAATATGGCACGGTTGTTGAGCTTGAAAAAAAGCTTGAGCAGGCCCAACAAGCACTTGATAAAAATGGTACACATTTGATTAAAGAAGAAGTTGATGAAGACGATATCGCTGCGGTTCTTGCACGTTGGATTAAGGTGCCGGTTGAAAAATTGAGTATGGACGAAACGCAAAAGTTGATTGAAATGGAAGCTGAACTTGAGCGTCGTGTTGTGGGGCAGCAGGAAGCAGTCGGTAAAGTGGCAAACACAATTCGTGTACACCGTGCGGGCATTGCCGATCCTAATAAGCCGATTGGTTCATTTCTATTTTTAGGGCCTACTGGTGTGGGCAAAACAGAAGTTGCGCGTACGCTTGCCGATTATTTGTTCAATGATCCAACAAAAATGGTACGCATTGACATGTCTGAGTACATGGAAAAACATGCCGTTTCACGTTTGATTGGTGCGCCGCCTGGCTATGTTGGCCATGAAGAAGGCGGTCAGCTCACTGAGGCGGTCAGGCGTCATCCCTACAGCGTAGTTCTGTTTGATGAAATTGAAAAAGCTCACCCGGAAGTTTTTAACCTATTTTTACAGATTTTTGATGATGGTCATTTGACAGACTCAAAGGGGCGTACGGTTTCGTTTAAAAATTGTATTTTGATCATGACGTCCAACATTGGCTCAGACCTGATTTTACAGGCGGGAACTGTTGATGAAAAAGTACGCAATAACATAGAACAGTTATTACATAAGAACTTTAGGCCTGAATTTTTAAATCGTATCGATGAGATCGTTTATTTCAACTCGCTGAGTCAGGAAGCATTGCACGGTATTGTGTTGATCCAGCTTGACGGACTTAAAAAACGCATGGCAGAACGGGATATTCAGCTTTCGATTTCAGAATCGGCAGTTGCCCAGCTTGCCCAGCGTGGATACGTCAAAGAATTTGGTGCTCGGCCGTTAAAACGAGCTATCAATCAGTATGTGATTAGTCCACTATCAGTTCAGATCTTACAGCATCCTGAAAAAAAGCAGTTTTCAGTTGATATCAAAAACGGTGAGTTTGAGATTAGTTAA
- a CDS encoding ankyrin repeat domain-containing protein — MSCRKVAKNCFFFILLIFSSQFFSIKSESSFDSVKSFLSGFDKPALVAGASKVLCATWSKYERSGDVSVQGRWVLMLERAARVGEWLVTYAHDDQLDTLDIWALYDVYAFCHSLKELCSQLEQCQVQDDQCDCGTQRLLQEFAVHGLTLLEATSTLYGLYVGEFGRARQQKCAYALSGIFRSCDELLQANISPEYNFVGQKSLAAAFGLLSFICLAYHALSGDEWGRYGRGNVQRALEERDALIGDLEQVLADQEDECIALQDEVDQLLQKLMDEKERSSALEDQLGQRSDECSEFDPSIYEKLLEQIRQIRQETREMTEWLEQTRERIKQYLDGPKQESGGDSAIEQRREERQRLLKESEERIAKLNEEIAQREENIKKFKEANAQEKKELAKASTNAQRQERIKKLQEERDECEKRVQERREEREERSRKLQERLGGIGQKIEQTRQASKDGLERIEREHRKLRRNMAGLVSDADKSEVVDQILNGEKVYLLDAPMDRSKQTPAHYLVQTADAARLTRLLALNPDLLLEDYEGKTPLHKAANNRVALQVFIDCFKQKLGDLTPENLGLCGQIFELYTALLRTIFKRLPDDQAWENFVQGQRDNEQSPCSFLTENDLKSLLRKRSIEVKTEEEICEFASWSAYAVEFLQCDEHIDQVLDNFRQRFSGAVQMLDQCQWTEKYHGQQLDDRIKVIFKGCENEDLDYEAVDETIPLGQRVFNDVIESFMRGENDDVNNFYEVLKSTLQTYERESNADFKVLFNIGYQPPGPFGVAHQLIKKIIADKVHDLNDYKKCFELLFEKCPELRHEPNTYGQTPLHVAVQEGHEDLVRMLLDLKASINLGTYQSGPQKKYVPKGKTVLEVVNQESYEHQGIKELIQKLAKQDQQ; from the coding sequence ATGAGTTGTCGAAAAGTGGCAAAGAATTGTTTTTTCTTTATTCTTCTCATTTTTTCCAGTCAATTTTTTTCTATTAAATCTGAATCATCATTTGATAGTGTAAAATCTTTCCTCAGTGGATTTGATAAGCCTGCGCTAGTTGCTGGGGCGTCTAAGGTGCTTTGTGCAACCTGGAGCAAATATGAGCGCTCTGGGGATGTAAGCGTTCAGGGACGTTGGGTGCTTATGCTTGAACGGGCAGCTCGTGTAGGTGAGTGGTTGGTAACGTATGCTCACGATGATCAGCTTGATACCCTTGATATATGGGCATTGTATGACGTTTATGCGTTTTGTCATAGCCTGAAAGAGCTGTGTAGTCAGTTGGAACAATGTCAGGTGCAGGATGATCAATGTGATTGTGGTACGCAAAGACTTTTGCAGGAGTTTGCCGTACATGGGTTAACCTTGCTTGAGGCAACAAGTACTTTGTATGGATTGTATGTTGGTGAATTTGGTAGAGCTCGACAGCAAAAATGTGCATATGCTCTTTCAGGGATTTTTCGTTCGTGTGATGAACTTTTGCAGGCGAATATTAGCCCAGAGTATAATTTTGTAGGTCAAAAGTCTTTGGCGGCGGCGTTTGGTCTGCTGTCATTTATTTGTTTGGCATATCATGCTCTTTCTGGCGATGAGTGGGGTAGGTATGGAAGGGGCAATGTCCAACGTGCTCTAGAGGAACGGGATGCTTTGATTGGTGATCTTGAGCAGGTTTTGGCTGATCAAGAGGATGAATGTATAGCCTTGCAAGATGAAGTTGATCAGTTGCTACAAAAACTTATGGATGAAAAAGAACGATCAAGCGCTTTAGAAGATCAGCTTGGTCAGCGATCGGACGAGTGTAGTGAGTTTGACCCAAGTATTTATGAGAAACTACTTGAGCAAATTAGGCAAATACGTCAAGAAACACGTGAAATGACAGAGTGGCTTGAACAAACGAGAGAACGTATTAAACAATATCTTGATGGTCCAAAACAGGAGAGTGGTGGCGACAGTGCGATTGAGCAAAGGAGAGAGGAACGACAAAGGCTTTTGAAAGAGTCTGAAGAGCGTATTGCAAAGCTTAATGAGGAAATAGCTCAAAGAGAAGAAAATATTAAAAAATTTAAAGAGGCTAACGCTCAGGAGAAAAAGGAGCTTGCTAAGGCCTCTACCAATGCCCAAAGACAGGAAAGAATAAAGAAATTACAAGAGGAGCGGGATGAGTGCGAGAAAAGGGTGCAGGAAAGGCGTGAAGAGCGTGAAGAGAGAAGTAGGAAGCTGCAAGAAAGATTGGGAGGGATAGGACAAAAAATAGAACAAACTAGACAGGCGTCAAAAGATGGATTAGAGCGTATTGAGCGTGAGCACCGTAAGTTACGTAGAAATATGGCAGGACTCGTCTCAGATGCAGATAAGTCTGAGGTTGTAGATCAAATTTTGAATGGTGAAAAAGTCTATTTATTGGATGCTCCAATGGACCGAAGTAAGCAAACGCCGGCGCATTACTTGGTGCAAACAGCCGATGCTGCGCGTCTTACACGTTTGCTTGCATTGAATCCAGATCTGTTGCTAGAAGACTACGAAGGAAAAACCCCTTTACACAAGGCCGCAAATAACCGTGTCGCGCTGCAAGTATTCATTGATTGTTTTAAGCAAAAACTTGGTGATCTAACGCCCGAAAATTTAGGGTTATGTGGACAGATTTTTGAATTGTATACAGCGTTGTTGCGTACGATTTTTAAGCGTTTACCTGATGACCAAGCATGGGAAAATTTTGTTCAGGGGCAAAGGGACAATGAACAAAGCCCATGTTCATTTTTGACAGAGAATGACCTGAAGAGTTTGTTAAGAAAACGTTCCATTGAAGTGAAAACTGAAGAAGAGATTTGTGAATTTGCATCGTGGAGTGCGTATGCCGTGGAGTTTCTACAGTGCGATGAACATATTGACCAGGTACTTGATAATTTCAGGCAGCGCTTTAGTGGGGCAGTTCAGATGCTTGATCAGTGCCAATGGACTGAGAAATATCATGGGCAACAATTGGATGATCGCATAAAAGTCATCTTTAAAGGCTGTGAGAACGAGGATCTGGATTATGAAGCTGTTGACGAAACTATTCCACTTGGTCAGCGGGTTTTCAACGATGTGATAGAATCTTTCATGCGCGGTGAAAATGATGACGTTAACAATTTTTATGAAGTTCTCAAATCTACTTTGCAGACTTATGAGCGAGAATCAAATGCTGATTTTAAAGTTCTCTTCAATATCGGCTATCAGCCTCCGGGGCCGTTTGGCGTTGCTCATCAGCTAATAAAAAAAATAATAGCAGATAAGGTACATGACCTAAATGACTACAAAAAATGTTTTGAGTTGTTATTTGAAAAATGTCCTGAATTAAGGCATGAACCAAATACTTATGGTCAGACTCCGTTGCATGTTGCTGTGCAAGAGGGGCACGAAGATTTGGTGAGGATGTTGCTGGATTTGAAGGCAAGTATTAATTTGGGGACCTATCAATCTGGCCCGCAAAAAAAATACGTTCCAAAGGGTAAAACGGTACTAGAGGTTGTCAATCAAGAAAGTTATGAGCATCAGGGTATAAAAGAGCTTATTCAGAAGTTGGCCAAGCAGGATCAACAGTAG
- the ndk gene encoding nucleoside-diphosphate kinase — protein MYLVELPQEKPVKNSTEQTLAIIKPDAVLSKATGKIIDRVEQEGFDIINLKKTTLSKEQAEKFYIEHKDKPFYKDLVSFMSSGPIIAMILSKTNSIEEWRQLMGATDPEEADERTMRKLFGTNKQNNAVHGSDSPEAAAREINFFFEKKDQQ, from the coding sequence ATGTATCTTGTCGAACTTCCTCAGGAAAAACCCGTAAAAAACTCTACAGAGCAAACACTTGCTATCATCAAACCTGATGCCGTCTTAAGCAAAGCTACCGGTAAAATTATTGACCGCGTCGAACAAGAAGGCTTTGATATCATCAATTTAAAAAAGACTACCTTAAGCAAAGAACAAGCTGAAAAGTTTTACATCGAACACAAAGATAAACCTTTTTATAAAGATCTAGTCTCCTTCATGTCAAGCGGACCGATTATTGCAATGATTCTTTCCAAAACAAATTCGATCGAAGAATGGCGCCAACTTATGGGCGCTACCGATCCAGAAGAAGCTGATGAGCGCACAATGAGAAAGCTTTTCGGTACCAATAAGCAAAACAACGCAGTACACGGATCCGACTCACCCGAAGCTGCAGCTCGTGAGATTAACTTCTTTTTTGAAAAAAAAGATCAACAATAA
- a CDS encoding insulinase family protein, which yields MTTNQFDFKIFKKDLKNGLTVLVKPSGIIPRVDIQMWYNVGSKQEITNEKGMAHLIEHMIFKGTKKLSESDINLLTQKMAGQSNAFTTQDYTCYTFRLPSTVWHYALEIFADCMHNATFKQQMLFSEVKAVIEEFRMYSDDYYTTLVERLTGSIFQGHPYSYPIIGSKHDLASLDSEQLYQFYQKHYQPANATLVVVGDVDPEEVFTQAEKYFSHLKNTQPLTKFGHYFDADISSQSVTLYRPVKNPWSCFWYIIPGLASQQTYLFDVASLILANGKSSRLYQKLVVKHQLATDVESFVYDLFEHGIFCINVQPKNATDLPIIEEHINESIEKLLKGSIKDWEVEAAKKRALVDLSSLLENSEQQATLIGSTYLATQDPQFLNNYLANMSNIDIDKLQTTLKAYLRKTCQHQGYLFPLPNKNEEALFLTNQQAAEKLEDSILSSHQRTSNIEPGKWINEVPEATYPDFSYPKPTSTNLENGINLITHHNATVDQICVIFSLKTNHLYESPDKAGLCYFGMSVLTHRTAKLTPSKLHTLLETSGISLSSGVNSITFKCLSKDFEKALDLVQQMLCNPSFDQTTIDHVRHQLMVDVQNFWDSPSDFIDQLAREHIYKNHPYGNNPYGTIESIRSIKKHTLEQWYKTQISPQEAQLIITGNFDQDRINQTIERVFGRWHGPAVPDITYPPLTEHKPQVIEYPFARDQVVLGFVAPSLERSNKNFNALALLDVIVTGGPHACSSSRLFALREQSGLFYTINGSLVFDASQQQGMMFIKTIVSKTKIKLAEKMILQAINEVGQNGITDEEFLQAKNVLFNATVELFESNIQTARTFLFMKKNKLNFDLFDKLGHELSIIKLGQVNNLAKEFCNNMKLSVIRVGRS from the coding sequence ATGACTACAAATCAATTTGATTTCAAAATCTTTAAAAAAGACCTAAAAAACGGACTCACCGTACTGGTAAAACCCTCAGGCATCATCCCACGCGTAGACATCCAGATGTGGTATAACGTGGGCTCCAAGCAAGAAATAACCAATGAAAAGGGGATGGCCCACCTGATCGAGCACATGATTTTCAAAGGGACAAAAAAACTCTCTGAATCAGACATTAACCTACTCACTCAAAAGATGGCTGGTCAGTCTAACGCATTTACCACCCAAGACTACACATGCTACACATTTCGTCTACCAAGTACCGTCTGGCACTATGCATTAGAAATTTTTGCAGACTGCATGCACAATGCCACATTCAAACAACAAATGCTTTTTTCTGAAGTGAAAGCAGTTATTGAGGAATTTCGCATGTACAGCGACGACTACTACACAACACTAGTAGAGCGACTCACAGGCAGCATCTTTCAAGGCCATCCATACAGCTATCCAATAATCGGCTCAAAACATGATCTTGCAAGTCTTGACAGCGAGCAGCTTTACCAATTTTACCAAAAACACTACCAACCAGCCAATGCAACGCTCGTTGTTGTGGGTGATGTTGATCCTGAAGAAGTCTTTACCCAAGCTGAAAAATACTTTTCCCACCTTAAAAATACGCAACCCCTAACCAAATTTGGACATTACTTTGACGCCGATATCTCATCTCAAAGCGTAACACTCTACCGTCCTGTTAAAAATCCATGGAGCTGTTTTTGGTACATTATACCTGGCCTGGCCAGCCAACAGACATACCTGTTTGACGTAGCATCGCTCATCCTTGCCAATGGCAAGAGCTCGCGCTTATACCAAAAACTTGTTGTCAAACACCAACTCGCAACTGATGTTGAAAGTTTTGTTTATGACCTTTTTGAACATGGTATTTTTTGTATCAACGTACAACCTAAAAATGCTACCGATCTGCCTATCATAGAGGAACATATCAACGAAAGTATTGAAAAATTGCTTAAAGGATCAATCAAAGACTGGGAAGTTGAGGCTGCAAAAAAACGTGCCTTGGTCGACCTCAGTAGCTTACTCGAAAACAGCGAACAACAAGCAACTCTGATTGGATCTACATATTTAGCAACACAAGACCCACAATTTCTCAACAACTATCTAGCAAATATGAGTAATATCGACATAGACAAACTACAGACCACGCTCAAGGCCTACCTGAGAAAAACCTGTCAACACCAGGGCTATCTTTTTCCTTTGCCAAACAAAAATGAAGAAGCGCTCTTTCTGACTAACCAACAAGCTGCTGAAAAACTTGAGGATAGTATTTTATCAAGCCATCAACGTACATCAAACATTGAACCTGGCAAATGGATAAACGAGGTGCCAGAGGCTACCTATCCAGACTTTTCATACCCCAAACCAACATCAACTAATTTGGAAAATGGTATAAATCTCATAACACATCATAATGCAACCGTAGATCAAATCTGCGTCATTTTCAGCCTCAAAACCAATCACCTCTATGAGTCGCCTGATAAAGCTGGCCTCTGCTACTTTGGCATGAGTGTGCTCACTCACCGAACCGCGAAATTAACACCCAGTAAGCTACATACGCTTCTGGAAACAAGCGGAATCTCACTTTCATCTGGAGTGAATTCTATAACATTTAAGTGCTTAAGCAAAGACTTTGAGAAAGCACTCGATCTTGTTCAACAGATGCTGTGCAACCCTTCCTTTGATCAAACAACAATAGATCACGTTCGCCACCAACTGATGGTTGATGTACAAAATTTTTGGGACAGTCCCAGTGATTTTATAGACCAACTTGCACGTGAGCATATCTACAAAAATCATCCATACGGAAATAATCCTTATGGAACAATAGAAAGCATTCGCAGCATAAAAAAACATACCTTAGAACAATGGTACAAAACACAAATAAGTCCACAGGAAGCTCAACTCATTATAACGGGCAACTTCGACCAAGACCGAATAAACCAAACAATAGAGCGGGTCTTTGGGCGCTGGCATGGACCAGCAGTTCCTGACATTACGTATCCCCCTCTCACAGAACATAAACCGCAAGTCATTGAATATCCCTTTGCTCGCGATCAAGTAGTCTTAGGATTTGTCGCTCCCTCACTTGAAAGATCAAACAAAAACTTTAATGCTCTTGCGCTACTTGACGTCATAGTCACAGGTGGACCACATGCTTGCTCATCCTCTCGTCTATTTGCCCTACGCGAACAAAGTGGCCTATTTTACACCATAAATGGCTCACTCGTTTTCGATGCAAGCCAACAACAAGGCATGATGTTTATAAAAACAATCGTGTCAAAAACAAAAATCAAGCTTGCGGAAAAAATGATCTTACAAGCCATCAATGAGGTTGGACAAAATGGAATCACTGATGAGGAATTTTTGCAAGCAAAAAATGTCTTGTTTAATGCAACTGTAGAGCTTTTTGAAAGTAATATTCAAACTGCACGAACATTTTTATTTATGAAAAAAAATAAATTAAATTTTGATTTATTTGACAAACTAGGTCACGAGTTGTCTATAATAAAATTAGGCCAGGTGAATAACCTCGCGAAAGAGTTTTGTAATAACATGAAACTTTCTGTGATTAGAGTTGGAAGAAGTTAG
- a CDS encoding DUF374 domain-containing protein — protein sequence MTYRVRFRYAQAVKQPLANQEGLFYFWHQHIASGMFFFWSMKARGHCVVSPSSDGKFAGFVCKKLGFDVLYGSAHKSSFSLVRNALQVLKKDKHLCLVGDGSRGPAFKLQKGVKYLAARTKVPLIYVECKPSAAYVFKKSWDQFKLPLPFSTIEVYVHAPQHISLDDLARDEEA from the coding sequence ATGACGTACCGAGTACGCTTTCGTTATGCACAGGCAGTCAAGCAACCTCTTGCAAATCAGGAGGGCCTATTTTACTTTTGGCATCAACATATAGCGTCCGGGATGTTCTTTTTTTGGAGTATGAAGGCCCGAGGGCATTGTGTTGTCAGTCCCAGTAGTGATGGTAAGTTTGCAGGCTTTGTATGCAAGAAACTAGGTTTTGATGTACTGTATGGTTCAGCGCATAAATCATCTTTTTCTTTGGTGCGCAACGCATTACAAGTCTTGAAAAAAGATAAGCATCTTTGCTTGGTCGGCGACGGCTCTCGAGGTCCTGCATTTAAATTGCAAAAAGGCGTCAAATATTTAGCGGCTCGTACTAAAGTCCCTCTCATTTATGTCGAATGTAAGCCAAGTGCCGCTTACGTTTTCAAAAAAAGCTGGGATCAGTTCAAATTGCCGCTACCGTTTAGCACCATTGAGGTGTACGTACATGCACCCCAACATATTTCACTTGATGATTTAGCGCGAGACGAGGAGGCGTAA
- the priA gene encoding primosomal protein N', whose translation MPAYAYVRLLNGFERELVYRVPEQLKEQISPGVFVHVPLQKRTEHALVVTCSQQKPVGNFALRDLLGVEPLMLDQDYHQFIKKLAAYYFLDPFYFYQRIYGFLHEKEGEPQEAPVAPEQKPKDVVLTHEQQAVVDYVAPFLQRAEYCPTLIHGVTGSGKSEVYANLIRKAIHLGKSVIFLLPEVSLSVQFEHLFAKKMPDIPVVGFHSASSTKQKRQLWQLMREGKPVLVFGVHLPILLPMQNVGLIVVDEEHEQGFEEKKHPRINSKHIALWRAQTYQIPIILGSATPSLASLHSVAHRGWKLFEITKRFSGNFPKIRKVELAADKSRRPSFWISKELEREVKACLVRKQQIMIYLNRRGYSFFVQCKTCGFTFECKDCSVSLTLHRQKTSDGQFNSMLHCHYCDYKQVLPTACAGCNASEKSLLKKGIGTQQLLDIFVQLFPHARVARADLDTTKKKRSWQETVERFSKGELDILIGTQTITKGYHFPGVTLVGVLWADLNLHFPLYDASERTLQQLIQVAGRAGRVSENSVVVVQVMRDHPIFDYLDEQAYMQFCQQELEIRQEVGYPPFMRLMYIELRHQDAAQVQADGQVVADSLMPLCAQSQDQITVLGPALPLVHRIARYEMRHIVIKAKTFTQLRAVANLVEQLELHSDVFFVHAA comes from the coding sequence ATGCCTGCTTATGCCTATGTTCGGCTACTTAACGGTTTTGAGCGGGAGCTTGTTTATAGGGTTCCTGAGCAGCTAAAAGAACAGATCAGTCCCGGCGTATTCGTTCATGTTCCCTTACAAAAACGTACAGAACATGCGCTGGTAGTTACTTGCTCGCAGCAAAAGCCGGTGGGCAATTTTGCCCTGCGTGATCTGCTTGGTGTTGAGCCCTTAATGCTTGATCAGGACTATCACCAGTTTATAAAAAAGCTTGCAGCATATTACTTTCTTGATCCTTTTTATTTTTATCAACGGATTTATGGTTTTTTACATGAAAAAGAAGGCGAGCCTCAGGAAGCTCCAGTTGCACCTGAGCAAAAACCGAAAGATGTCGTTTTGACGCATGAACAACAGGCTGTGGTTGACTACGTTGCTCCGTTTCTGCAAAGGGCTGAGTACTGTCCAACGCTCATTCATGGTGTGACGGGGTCGGGAAAAAGTGAGGTTTACGCTAATTTAATTAGGAAGGCCATACACCTTGGTAAATCAGTTATTTTCTTGTTGCCTGAGGTGAGTTTGAGTGTTCAGTTTGAACACTTGTTTGCAAAAAAAATGCCAGATATTCCTGTTGTTGGTTTTCATTCAGCAAGTTCGACCAAGCAAAAACGTCAACTATGGCAGCTGATGCGGGAGGGAAAGCCTGTGTTGGTGTTTGGGGTGCATTTGCCAATTTTGCTGCCTATGCAAAATGTTGGCTTGATTGTTGTAGACGAAGAACACGAACAAGGCTTTGAAGAAAAAAAGCATCCACGAATTAATAGCAAACATATTGCTTTGTGGCGAGCTCAGACATACCAGATCCCTATTATTCTCGGTTCGGCAACCCCGTCGCTTGCATCCCTGCATAGCGTTGCTCATCGTGGCTGGAAGTTGTTTGAGATAACCAAACGCTTTTCTGGGAACTTTCCTAAAATTCGTAAAGTTGAGCTTGCTGCAGACAAGTCACGACGCCCGTCTTTTTGGATCAGCAAAGAGCTTGAGCGTGAGGTTAAGGCGTGTCTTGTGCGCAAGCAGCAAATTATGATTTACCTGAACCGGCGTGGATATAGCTTTTTTGTTCAGTGTAAGACATGCGGATTTACCTTTGAATGCAAAGATTGCTCGGTGAGTTTGACGCTACATCGTCAAAAAACGTCTGATGGGCAGTTTAATAGTATGCTTCATTGCCACTACTGTGATTACAAGCAAGTGTTGCCAACAGCGTGTGCTGGATGCAACGCTTCTGAAAAGTCTTTGCTCAAAAAGGGGATTGGGACGCAGCAGCTTCTCGATATTTTTGTTCAGCTTTTTCCCCATGCTCGTGTTGCACGTGCTGATTTGGATACCACTAAAAAAAAGCGCTCGTGGCAAGAAACCGTTGAGCGGTTTTCAAAGGGTGAGCTTGATATTTTGATTGGTACGCAAACAATTACCAAGGGGTATCATTTTCCGGGTGTTACCTTAGTAGGAGTACTGTGGGCCGATTTGAATTTACATTTTCCACTCTATGATGCCAGTGAACGCACATTGCAGCAGCTTATTCAGGTTGCGGGTCGAGCTGGTCGTGTAAGTGAGAATAGCGTGGTTGTGGTGCAGGTTATGCGTGATCATCCTATTTTTGACTATTTGGATGAGCAGGCGTACATGCAGTTTTGTCAGCAAGAACTTGAAATTAGACAAGAAGTAGGTTATCCACCCTTTATGCGTTTGATGTATATTGAGTTGCGCCATCAAGATGCTGCGCAAGTGCAGGCTGATGGTCAAGTAGTTGCCGATTCGCTAATGCCGTTGTGTGCTCAAAGCCAAGATCAGATTACGGTTCTCGGACCGGCATTGCCATTGGTTCACCGTATTGCTCGCTATGAGATGCGCCACATAGTTATCAAGGCTAAAACATTTACCCAGCTGAGGGCTGTTGCCAATTTAGTTGAACAGCTCGAACTCCATAGTGATGTGTTTTTTGTTCACGCGGCCTAA